In Rutidosis leptorrhynchoides isolate AG116_Rl617_1_P2 chromosome 2, CSIRO_AGI_Rlap_v1, whole genome shotgun sequence, one genomic interval encodes:
- the LOC139893121 gene encoding uncharacterized protein, which translates to MFTLTRRNFVIRSNITPPPGVPIPSGSPSGSMRNWIVGIVLTLVLPFFTHKWGPLLTLKNKVDTAVNSVEYIIETIEEVATKVDHVIDDITDDLPANSQLRKTMEAVDRVVEGVAKSAHIADDIIDKVEAVEDKLEAIILKEAKGEEKVVSEQIVIVTKAEITTQEQS; encoded by the exons ATGTTTACGTTAACTCGAAGAAATTTTGTGATACGTAGTAACATTACTCCACCTCCCGGAGTTCCTATTCCTTCTGGATCACCTTCTGGTTCTAT GAGGAATTGGATTGTGGGTATCGTGTTAACATTAGTTCTACCATTTTTCACGCATAAATGGGGGCCATTGCTTACATTAAAAA ATAAAGTGGACACTGCAGTAAACTCGGTTGAATATATCATAGAAACAATCGAAGAAGTTGCTACGAAAGTTGATCACGTGATCGATGATATAACTGATGATCTTCCTGCAAATAGTCAACTTAGAAAAACAATGGAAGCTGTCGATCGCGTAGTTGAAGGGGTAGCCAAGAGTGCTCATATCGCCGATGATATCATTGATAAG GTGGAAGCCGTTGAGGATAAACTAGAAGCGATAATCCTGAAAGAAGCCAAAGGTGAGGAGAAGGTGGTTTCCGAACAAATTGTGATTGTCACCAAGGCAGAAATTACTACGCAAGAACAAAGTTGA